A section of the Leptospira kobayashii genome encodes:
- a CDS encoding LIC11631 family protein has protein sequence MSSSDGKISSLEPSVFYPYIHQDFYGMDSLFLSPLQKKEIWDFTSVTQIHTSFLAFLTLRSFLSFEENGIPLTLTGLPRIWKSYLSKTNYLQINPFLTTDDFVPSLIGEREEESHEKDFSFGSSWKHSLRWEYSGAGKKVVFFCASGKDKEESTSLSELLSQFLIDSQKTDRLTRAYIRKETSSYLYLQSPEQIHPRVFFRETQNIHSPFLLFIAELTPA, from the coding sequence GTGAGCTCCTCTGATGGCAAAATTTCATCCTTAGAACCTTCCGTTTTCTATCCATACATCCACCAGGATTTTTATGGGATGGATTCTTTGTTCTTATCTCCTTTGCAAAAAAAGGAAATTTGGGACTTCACAAGTGTGACTCAGATTCATACCTCTTTTTTGGCATTTTTAACTCTTCGATCATTTCTTTCTTTCGAGGAAAATGGGATTCCATTGACCTTAACAGGACTCCCTCGTATCTGGAAATCCTATCTTTCCAAAACCAATTATTTGCAAATCAATCCTTTTTTGACTACGGATGATTTTGTTCCCAGTTTGATCGGAGAAAGAGAAGAAGAATCCCATGAGAAGGATTTTTCTTTTGGAAGTTCTTGGAAACATTCTTTGCGTTGGGAATATTCCGGTGCAGGGAAGAAGGTAGTATTTTTTTGCGCCAGCGGAAAGGATAAAGAGGAATCGACCAGCTTGTCCGAACTACTTTCCCAATTCCTGATCGATTCTCAAAAAACGGACAGGTTGACCCGAGCCTATATCAGGAAAGAGACTTCTTCCTATCTTTATTTGCAATCTCCGGAGCAAATCCATCCCAGAGTATTTTTTAGAGAAACGCAGAACATACATTCTCCTTTTTTACTGTTTATCGCAGAACTGACTCCTGCTTGA
- a CDS encoding CTP synthase — MSKTKYIFITGGVSSSLGKGVTVAALGCLLEARGYSVSLQKMDPYINIDPGTMSPYQHGEVYVTEDGAETDLDLGYYERFTKSKFSRKNSVSTGQIYHAVIERERKGDYLGRTVQVVPHITNEIRNRIYTLARDNETDFVIVEIGGTVGDIESVPFLEAIRQMRYEHGAKQVLFMHLTLVPTITVAGEAKTKPTQHSVKELLALGIQPDILVCRINKPMSKEMKSKISLFCNVQDQNVISAVDISTSIYEIPFMYREEKLDEVVLNALGMDLRKLNFSHWENMIKKIRNAKKTVKVALIGKYISLQDAYRSVYESLAHGGIANEVEVEVVKLNPEDIDSKNVKELLKGVTGILVPGGFGERGIEGKIASIQYARTKGIPFFGICLGMQCAVIEFGRNVLGYKDANSTEFQPHSAHPVISMIEEQMEIERMGGTMRLGAYPCVVKKGSLAFQEYKTERISERHRHRFEFTLRFREEYEKKGMNLTGFSPDESLVEIVEVPNHPWFVGVQFHPEFQSKPTDPHPLFAGFIKAAAKLAKKTEG; from the coding sequence TTGTCCAAGACCAAATATATTTTTATCACCGGAGGGGTTTCCTCCTCTCTAGGAAAGGGAGTCACTGTTGCTGCCCTGGGTTGTCTCTTGGAGGCAAGAGGTTATTCCGTATCCTTACAAAAAATGGATCCTTATATCAATATAGATCCGGGAACGATGAGTCCTTACCAACACGGAGAAGTTTACGTTACCGAAGACGGTGCGGAAACGGATTTGGATCTCGGTTATTACGAACGTTTTACTAAATCAAAATTTTCCCGTAAAAACTCCGTTTCCACGGGACAGATTTATCATGCTGTTATCGAAAGAGAGAGAAAAGGGGATTATCTCGGCCGTACCGTACAAGTCGTACCTCATATTACGAATGAAATCCGAAATCGTATTTATACCTTGGCCCGTGACAATGAAACCGATTTCGTAATTGTGGAAATCGGAGGAACCGTGGGGGACATCGAATCCGTTCCTTTTCTGGAAGCCATCCGGCAAATGCGTTACGAACATGGCGCAAAACAAGTGTTATTTATGCATTTGACTCTTGTCCCTACGATCACTGTAGCAGGCGAGGCGAAAACAAAACCGACCCAACATTCCGTAAAAGAACTTTTGGCATTGGGAATCCAGCCGGATATTCTGGTTTGCCGGATCAATAAACCGATGTCGAAAGAGATGAAAAGTAAGATCTCTCTCTTTTGCAATGTTCAGGATCAGAATGTAATCTCCGCCGTGGATATTTCCACATCCATCTATGAAATTCCTTTTATGTATCGGGAAGAAAAGTTGGATGAAGTCGTGTTAAACGCGCTCGGGATGGATCTTCGAAAATTGAATTTTTCCCATTGGGAAAATATGATCAAAAAAATCCGGAACGCAAAAAAGACCGTTAAAGTCGCGTTAATCGGAAAATACATATCGTTACAAGATGCCTACCGTTCCGTTTACGAATCTTTGGCCCATGGCGGAATCGCAAACGAAGTAGAAGTGGAAGTTGTCAAACTGAATCCGGAAGACATCGATTCCAAGAATGTAAAGGAACTTCTGAAAGGTGTGACCGGCATCTTGGTTCCGGGAGGATTCGGGGAACGCGGGATTGAAGGTAAGATCGCTTCCATTCAATATGCAAGAACCAAAGGGATTCCTTTTTTCGGGATTTGTTTGGGAATGCAATGTGCGGTAATCGAGTTCGGTCGTAATGTCCTGGGATATAAGGATGCGAATTCCACCGAGTTTCAACCTCATTCCGCTCATCCGGTGATTTCCATGATTGAAGAACAAATGGAAATCGAAAGAATGGGAGGCACAATGCGTTTGGGTGCTTATCCTTGTGTGGTGAAAAAAGGATCTCTTGCATTCCAAGAATACAAAACCGAAAGAATTTCGGAACGACATAGACATAGATTTGAATTTACTCTCCGGTTTAGAGAAGAGTATGAGAAAAAAGGAATGAATCTAACCGGATTTTCGCCTGACGAAAGTTTGGTGGAAATCGTTGAAGTTCCGAACCATCCTTGGTTTGTGGGTGTTCAGTTTCATCCTGAATTTCAATCGAAACCTACTGACCCGCATCCTTTATTTGCAGGTTTTATCAAAGCAGCAGCGAAGCTGGCGAAAAAGACGGAAGGTTGA
- a CDS encoding LON peptidase substrate-binding domain-containing protein: MQPFYVSTFTLPIFPLPEVFLFPGTFLPLHIFEPRYRLMLDFCLENGNEMAIAPYKKDWNYLESSAPPIESIFGWGHVIQKEGLPDGRSNIILEGMGTAKLVSYESTEPFRIAQVEKIKQELNRKDDPDFQNLVEELLVLTKRILLSEGAEENLIMKMNHITKHPFPIDFIASLLNYEFSAKQEILATANIFEKANKLIQIVRSLNMRE, from the coding sequence ATGCAACCTTTCTACGTGTCAACCTTCACGTTGCCGATATTTCCTCTACCAGAAGTATTCTTATTTCCTGGTACTTTTTTACCCTTACATATTTTCGAACCAAGGTATAGGCTAATGCTGGATTTTTGTCTGGAAAATGGAAACGAAATGGCGATAGCTCCTTACAAAAAGGATTGGAATTATTTAGAATCGAGTGCTCCTCCGATTGAGTCGATTTTCGGATGGGGCCATGTCATTCAAAAAGAAGGCCTCCCCGACGGAAGATCCAATATCATCTTGGAAGGAATGGGCACTGCAAAATTGGTAAGCTATGAATCCACAGAGCCGTTTCGAATTGCGCAAGTGGAAAAAATAAAACAGGAATTGAACAGAAAGGATGATCCGGACTTCCAAAATCTTGTAGAAGAGCTTTTGGTTTTGACAAAAAGAATATTACTTTCGGAAGGAGCCGAGGAAAACCTGATCATGAAAATGAATCACATCACCAAACACCCGTTTCCGATTGATTTCATTGCTTCTCTGTTAAATTATGAATTTTCCGCCAAACAAGAGATCCTCGCGACAGCCAACATCTTTGAAAAAGCAAATAAACTCATCCAAATCGTTCGTTCCCTCAATATGAGGGAATAA
- the lptC gene encoding LPS export ABC transporter periplasmic protein LptC produces the protein MIPVSAMRVFLILCLIFVSCKDKKYLRVEEEKESGSMISLRDFSRISYTKAGDLEWKLLGKESYIFPKENRTVVYGFQFYQYDGGKYKSFLTGERGEINHTEKSVVLNGDVKLKTEEGRQLHSESLKYNLEDKTLSTDDDVVIYSEGTTIRGKGLRADRGLNKYTVLRPTAITVGGSNPLKDK, from the coding sequence TTGATTCCGGTTTCAGCCATGCGAGTCTTTTTGATTTTATGCCTAATTTTTGTTAGTTGTAAGGACAAAAAATATCTTCGTGTCGAAGAAGAAAAAGAATCGGGATCCATGATCTCCCTTCGCGATTTTTCTCGTATTTCCTATACGAAAGCCGGTGATTTGGAATGGAAACTTTTAGGAAAGGAATCCTATATTTTCCCGAAAGAGAATCGAACGGTTGTTTATGGGTTTCAGTTTTACCAGTATGACGGCGGAAAATACAAATCTTTTTTAACCGGAGAAAGAGGGGAAATCAATCATACCGAAAAATCAGTAGTTTTGAACGGAGATGTAAAATTGAAAACGGAAGAAGGCCGCCAATTGCATTCCGAGTCTCTCAAATACAATCTGGAAGATAAAACATTGTCAACAGATGATGATGTGGTTATTTATTCGGAAGGAACTACCATTCGCGGGAAAGGACTTCGAGCGGACCGTGGTTTGAATAAGTATACCGTTTTGCGTCCCACTGCAATCACTGTGGGTGGAAGCAATCCTTTAAAAGACAAATGA
- the kdsA gene encoding 3-deoxy-8-phosphooctulonate synthase produces MSDLIEEREFFGKKIGGRNPFFLISGPCVMENQDLLDRVCGEMKDICDELGIVYIFKSSFDKANRSSINSYRGPGIDEGRRLLDFIKNKYNVPVLTDVHETNQVDPLKDTVDIYQIPAFLCRQTDLIAKAAETGKWVNVKKGQFMAPDDTRHIKTKIQESGSEKYMVTERGASFGYGNLVFDIRGIPMIHKHGIPLVFDGTHSAQLPGGAGNITGGLREFIPHMMRGAVSVGVEGLFMEVHPDPEKALSDATTQFPLHKAKFLLKNLLEIDRFVKTKVLGLD; encoded by the coding sequence ATGAGCGATTTAATTGAAGAAAGAGAATTTTTCGGTAAAAAAATCGGCGGACGAAATCCATTTTTTCTAATCTCCGGTCCTTGCGTTATGGAAAACCAGGATCTATTGGATCGGGTTTGCGGAGAGATGAAAGACATTTGCGACGAACTCGGGATTGTTTATATATTCAAATCTTCCTTTGATAAAGCGAACCGTTCTTCCATCAATTCTTATCGCGGCCCCGGAATCGATGAAGGAAGAAGACTACTCGATTTTATCAAAAATAAATACAATGTACCGGTGTTAACCGATGTACATGAAACCAACCAAGTGGATCCTCTGAAAGATACTGTGGATATCTATCAAATTCCTGCATTCTTATGCAGACAAACCGATTTGATTGCAAAGGCAGCCGAAACTGGAAAATGGGTGAACGTAAAGAAGGGTCAGTTTATGGCACCGGATGACACCCGTCATATCAAGACCAAGATCCAAGAATCGGGTTCTGAAAAGTATATGGTAACGGAAAGAGGAGCTAGTTTCGGATATGGAAATTTGGTTTTCGATATCCGTGGAATTCCTATGATCCATAAACACGGGATTCCTCTTGTATTTGACGGAACTCATTCCGCGCAATTGCCGGGTGGAGCCGGAAATATCACGGGGGGCCTACGCGAATTCATTCCTCATATGATGAGAGGTGCAGTTTCCGTTGGAGTGGAAGGTTTGTTTATGGAAGTTCATCCTGATCCGGAAAAGGCTCTTTCCGATGCAACGACCCAATTTCCTCTTCATAAAGCAAAATTCCTTTTGAAAAATCTTTTGGAAATAGATCGTTTCGTAAAAACAAAAGTTTTGGGATTAGATTAA
- the rfaE1 gene encoding D-glycero-beta-D-manno-heptose-7-phosphate kinase: MKINSLKLKKAFSQLGEQKIMVVGDLILDEYLFGSVDRISPEAPVPVVWVRKEKQTLGGSGNVVKNLSAFSSPSIVLGRCGADKAGETLKSLLLSEKVSQEDIQLLESKGIPTILKTRIIASQQQVCRVDREEIIPLTQEEEDQVISQVKQKIGESKAIILSDYDKGYLTLRLISEIIKLAVQNHVIVTVDPQVSHFFQYKEIDIMTPNHHEAGKALGRKLSSEKEIEDACLEIAEKTNPKAVMITRGDKGMTVYETKSKQFYHIPTVAKEVFDVTGAGDTVISAYTAFLAAGMSIYESSLIANASAGVVVGKLGAATLDTNEIEESLLQLGLLEKGL, encoded by the coding sequence TTGAAAATCAATTCATTAAAGTTAAAGAAGGCTTTCTCCCAGCTAGGAGAACAAAAGATAATGGTGGTGGGAGATTTGATCCTGGATGAGTATCTTTTCGGATCTGTAGACAGAATTTCGCCGGAAGCTCCGGTGCCTGTTGTTTGGGTGAGAAAGGAAAAACAAACTTTAGGTGGTTCCGGAAACGTAGTTAAAAATCTTTCCGCATTTTCCAGCCCTTCCATTGTTTTGGGACGATGCGGTGCGGACAAAGCCGGTGAAACATTGAAATCTTTGCTTCTTTCCGAAAAAGTCTCCCAAGAAGACATTCAGTTGCTCGAATCAAAAGGGATTCCTACGATTTTAAAAACGAGAATCATCGCTTCCCAACAACAAGTTTGCAGAGTGGATCGGGAAGAAATCATCCCACTTACCCAAGAAGAAGAAGACCAAGTGATTTCTCAGGTAAAACAAAAAATCGGTGAATCAAAAGCGATCATCCTATCCGACTATGACAAGGGTTATCTGACCCTTCGACTGATCTCAGAAATTATAAAATTAGCGGTTCAAAATCATGTGATCGTAACTGTCGATCCTCAAGTGAGTCATTTTTTTCAATACAAGGAAATCGATATCATGACTCCCAATCACCATGAAGCGGGAAAAGCATTGGGTCGAAAGCTTTCTTCGGAAAAAGAAATAGAAGATGCTTGTCTTGAAATTGCGGAAAAAACAAATCCAAAAGCGGTGATGATCACCCGAGGGGACAAAGGAATGACTGTTTACGAGACAAAATCGAAACAATTCTATCATATACCTACTGTCGCCAAAGAAGTGTTTGATGTAACGGGAGCGGGTGATACGGTGATTTCCGCTTATACTGCATTTCTTGCGGCGGGGATGTCCATATATGAATCAAGTCTGATTGCAAATGCAAGTGCAGGTGTGGTTGTTGGGAAATTGGGTGCCGCTACTCTGGATACGAATGAAATCGAAGAGAGTTTGTTGCAACTGGGACTTTTGGAGAAAGGACTTTGA
- the rfaE2 gene encoding D-glycero-beta-D-manno-heptose 1-phosphate adenylyltransferase, whose translation MSYFTSLADKIISTDRIEEKRLSLEGKKIVFTNGCFDILHPGHVEYLSRARDLGDLLWLGLNSDLSVQKLKGPTRPINSLEDRAKVLAGLACIDLISSFEEETPLHLIQKIRPSIHTKGGDYLAEKLPEYGLVKSLGGEVVILPFLPGKSTTSILEKAKTHL comes from the coding sequence TTGAGCTATTTTACATCCCTTGCGGATAAGATCATTTCTACGGACCGGATTGAAGAGAAACGGCTCTCTCTGGAAGGTAAAAAAATAGTATTTACTAACGGCTGTTTTGATATCTTACATCCTGGGCATGTAGAATATTTGTCCCGTGCGAGAGACTTGGGAGATTTGTTATGGCTTGGATTGAATTCCGATTTGTCGGTTCAAAAATTAAAAGGACCGACAAGACCGATCAATTCTTTGGAAGATCGTGCGAAGGTTCTCGCGGGTCTCGCCTGCATTGATCTTATTTCCTCTTTCGAAGAAGAAACTCCTTTGCATCTCATCCAAAAAATCCGACCGAGCATCCACACAAAGGGAGGGGATTATTTGGCAGAAAAGCTACCGGAATACGGTTTAGTAAAATCCCTTGGCGGAGAAGTGGTCATTCTGCCTTTTTTACCAGGGAAATCTACTACATCCATTTTGGAAAAAGCGAAGACCCATCTCTAA
- a CDS encoding LptA/OstA family protein, whose protein sequence is MKQIGFVCLFLSLVSLVYANNIDIPILIGSDDIFRISPADPNITKTNDKKKEKIPVMWGGNTLTQEERLINGFQMKVFILGGGAYITHKNVKLNAREIEVIGEDALIGNLKGQVVVEDKENGATLIASKGVYDKLLGTVTLENHPVLIHKKDGKTVRISCHSIVRYLEEARTVLSGKVVVTSLDFQVFGEDAVYFEKEDRIDLENEPFLFSENRFLQGKILSYYVKEGSITLDGNAAIYQVSYEKGNENIEESRKNSKEVKNKEPVEKEKIRIISTFSGDRLVHKNKASESFTSMKGNAFLHREDSEFKAEEIESTRNNKLIQAKKNVTYLDKKNAYRMQGGYLEYDKEKGYSFLSENPQIFFLDKKTLEEKGNLSSVFIERFDEKKEAVARGNVNIQTQTAKATGEFATYFEEEDKLVLEGNPTLVRDGTKVSAGRIILFPSEDKAVLTDGLKVLNDDKKN, encoded by the coding sequence ATGAAACAAATCGGATTCGTTTGTCTTTTTTTATCTTTGGTGTCCTTGGTATATGCGAACAACATTGATATTCCCATATTGATAGGAAGCGATGATATATTTCGCATAAGCCCTGCCGATCCGAACATCACCAAAACCAATGATAAAAAGAAAGAGAAAATACCTGTTATGTGGGGTGGGAATACCCTGACTCAGGAAGAGAGACTGATCAACGGATTTCAAATGAAGGTTTTTATCTTGGGTGGCGGTGCTTATATAACTCATAAAAATGTGAAATTGAATGCACGCGAAATTGAAGTGATCGGCGAAGACGCTCTGATCGGAAATTTGAAAGGACAAGTAGTGGTGGAAGACAAAGAAAACGGCGCTACTTTGATCGCTTCCAAAGGTGTTTATGATAAATTACTCGGCACGGTGACTTTGGAAAATCATCCCGTTCTGATTCATAAAAAGGACGGAAAGACGGTTAGGATTTCCTGTCATTCTATTGTACGTTATTTGGAAGAAGCGAGAACCGTTCTATCGGGAAAGGTGGTTGTCACTTCTCTTGATTTTCAAGTATTCGGAGAGGACGCGGTTTATTTTGAAAAAGAAGATAGAATCGATTTGGAAAACGAACCGTTTTTATTTTCGGAGAATCGTTTTTTGCAAGGTAAAATTCTTTCCTATTATGTAAAGGAAGGAAGCATTACTCTGGACGGGAATGCGGCAATCTATCAAGTCAGTTATGAAAAAGGAAATGAAAACATAGAAGAGTCCCGCAAAAATTCGAAAGAAGTTAAAAATAAAGAACCTGTGGAAAAAGAGAAAATAAGAATTATATCCACTTTCAGCGGCGATCGACTTGTTCATAAAAATAAAGCTTCCGAATCTTTTACATCCATGAAAGGAAATGCATTTTTGCATAGGGAAGATTCCGAATTCAAAGCGGAAGAAATCGAAAGCACTCGTAATAATAAACTGATCCAGGCGAAAAAGAATGTCACTTATTTGGACAAAAAGAACGCCTATCGAATGCAAGGTGGATATCTTGAATACGATAAGGAAAAGGGTTATTCCTTTTTGTCGGAAAACCCTCAGATCTTCTTTTTGGATAAAAAAACTTTGGAAGAAAAAGGAAATCTTTCTAGCGTTTTCATCGAAAGATTTGATGAAAAGAAAGAAGCGGTAGCCCGTGGAAATGTGAATATCCAAACTCAAACAGCTAAAGCGACGGGCGAATTTGCGACATATTTTGAAGAAGAAGACAAATTGGTTTTGGAAGGAAATCCGACCCTAGTCAGAGACGGAACAAAGGTGTCTGCCGGAAGGATTATTTTATTCCCATCTGAGGATAAGGCTGTATTAACGGACGGATTAAAAGTACTAAACGATGACAAAAAAAACTAA